TTTCAAGCTTTTTCAGTGGGATGAAGAAAGAAAGTATAAACGCAAATAGTAGCGTTCCCAACAGCGTTGATAAGATTACAAGGAGTATGTCTTTGAAAAACTTCTTCTCAATTTTCTCTTTACTTAAGTCCAATCCTACGAGTGCTACAAGCATGTACAAAACGACTTCAACAGAACCACTTGGGAGTTGGAAGTGAGTTATTCTTCCAACAAGCACACCAACGACAACAGAACTGATTAGAAAAAGGACCGCCACTTTACTGCTCCCCCTCTTCATTTAGAAGTTTCTTACTGTTGTTTTTAGACTTTTCGTCCCCAAATGTTTTTTCAAGAATTAATCCAAAGATGAAGCTTCCCAAACTCCCAGCAACTGCTATCGAAAGTCCGTAGAGTAATATGGTGTCAATTTTTCGGAATAGTTCATCGTTACTGCCGATTTCTAATCCGAGTGAGAAAAGTAATAACATAGTCAATACGAGCACGAGTTTGTATTTACCTATCCAATCCGTTCTTATAAGTTTTCCTACAAAAAAGCCCCCGAAAAATACTATCAACACCCACCATATCATTCCTGTTCACCTCATAATAAGCTTTTTTATAAAACGGGAGGCACAAAGCCTCCCGCTCTTTGTTTTTCCTTCATAACTGTTTTATGGATGCACTCTGTAGAGCGTTCTCGCAAAAGGTATGGCTTCTCGAATGTGCTCAAGACCAGCGATCCACGCTATCGTTCTTTCAACACCGAGTCCAAATCCGCTGTGTGGGACTGAACCAAATTTCCTTAGGTCAAGGTACCAATCGTATTTTTCAACAGGTAGATTGTTTTCTTTAAGTCTTTCGACGAGCAAGTCGTAATCATGGATACGCTGTGAAGCACCTATAATTTCACCGTAACCTTCTGGTGCGAGTAAGTCGTCACAGAGCACAACTTGTGGATTTTCTGGGTCAGGCTGCATGTAGAATGCCTTTGCCTGTCTTGGATAGTGGGTTACGAACAACGGACTGTCGAATTGTTTTGCCAATACAGTCTCTTCATCGCCCCCAAAATCATCTCCCCATTTGATATCAAATCCCTGGTTTTGGAGGAATTTAACAGCTTCTGTGTAGGTCATCCTTGGGAATGGTTTTTGGACTTTTTCAAGCTTTGATACATCTCTTCCAATAGCAACAAGGTCATCGTATGCGTTGTTGAGAACGTATTGGACGATATAGTAAACCAGATCTTCTTGGAGTTTTACGTTGTCTTCGTGCTCGTAATATGCAACCTCAGCTTCGTTCATCCAGAATTCTATAAGGTGCCTTCGGGTCTTTGATTTTTCCGCTCTGAATGTTGGGCCAAGGTTGTAAACCTTTCCGAATGCCATACAAGCAGCTTCGAGGTAGAGCTGTCCTGTCTGCGTGAGATAAACTTTACCGTAGTCAAAGTAATCAACTTCGAAAAGGTTGCCTGCAGTCTCACCGATAGCACCTGTGAAAATTGGTGTATCTATTTGTACAAAATCCCTTTCCCAGTAGAATTTTCTAATTGCTTTAATCACCGCATCCCTTATTCTCATAATGTGGAACTGGCGCTTTGCCCTGAGCCAGAGATGGCGGTGCTCCATAAGGTAGTCGATACTGTGGTCTGGTTTTTGGATGGGGAAATCTTCTGTCGGGATTTGAACGGGGATAACTTCCGTTGCGAGAACTTCAACTCCGCTTGGTGCCCTTTCATCTCTTCTGACCTTACCTTTTATGATAACCGAAGATTCTAACCTCAACTTGTCAGCAGCGGTGAAATTTTCATCACCAACCGTGCTCTTTTCAACAACTACCTGAACAAAACCCGTGCCATCGCGAAATTCGATGAACATTATCTTCCCGCTGGATCTTTTTCTTCTTACCCAACCGCGTAGCTCAACTTCTTTATCAATATAGTCTTTTAAGTTCTTTATATACACCCACTCCATCACCTTAAACCTCCTTTTGTATCTTTTATTGAAATATGTGTTACTTACCTAAGATTATACCACACAACGTGGTTTTTCAACACGGGATGTATGTGGTATAATCCATAGTAGTTATTCTATTCCTCGGAGGCTGGATACTATGCGCAAAACGTACATTCTAATTAAGCTCGCACTATTCATCGTCATTTTGTTAATTTTCACATCTTTGAGTTTAGCTTTTCCAACACGTGAGTTATCAAAAACAGAGATAGATAAAATGTTTTCCGAATTGAAGAGATTGCAAGGTCTTCCTTACGTTTGGGGAGGAATCGATAGCACTGGTTTAGACTGTAGTGGATTGGTTCTGTATTTACTTAAGCTCCTTGGTCACGAAAGGTTTATATACCAAGGCTTTCTTGTGTACGACGTGACAGCAGATAATCTATATAAGTACAACACCAAACCTATCTCTGATCTGAAAGACTTAAAGAAAGGAGATCTAATCTTCATTGACACAAACGAAGATACCGTTTACGACCACGTGATGATCTTCGAAAAAATCGATGGTTATGGAAATATATGGGTCTGGGATGCCGCAGAGATGCCGGATGGGATACATCAAAATAAGGTAGACAGAAGACCGATATCCCTGCTTTCCCTCAGAAAATACGTATTCGGCAGGATCGTTGTCTTGAACAAGTAATTCTCGACAAATCCAACAAATTCGCTGTTAGGAGATAACCTAGTCAATCACTCATCGTTGAAGTGACGAGCTTGTGAAAACCTTGGTTAACTACCCTTAGAACGAAAGGTCAGATCGCTACGTCTGGAAAAAGCAAGGCACTGATGTTCGAAAGGAGGGAAGTGGCTGTTTTTTGACACAACTAAAGTCGCATGTGTCGGCAACTACAAGTGTATGAATGAGCTGAATGGGTTCCTCATAAGTTTTTTTGGACTAATCTTGAATTTGTTCAAAAAGTTCTTCAGGTTCTCGAGAATCCTTGGCAAACAAAAAAGCCAGACATTAACTTTAGCTATTATCCATTACGATGGGAGAGATTTGCAAAGTGTGTTGAAGGAATTTTCATTAGAGCTGAACACGGCTGACGTAATTGTAGCACGAAACTTCACTCAAGCAGATTTGAAGACTACGAAAAGACTTTTGAAAAAGGATGTGGTGTTCCTAGATAAAAACGGTGTTTTAATTTTCAAGCATGGAAATAGAGCCAACTTCATATCTTCTTTTGATGTTCACAAACTGCGCAGCTTTGAAAAACACGGAGCTAAGATTGTGGTTAGCCTTGATAAGAAAACTGCATGGATGATTAGTCAGATGTTCCCATTTTACTGCGTTGTCCCAGGAGAACCTTTTCAGGACACTATCATAACCGCTCCTATCCCCCTCACAAGGAGTTCCGACGGATTTTACTTCTCGAAGATCGCCTACCGAAATCAGGTAACATTAATCGATCTGAACGTCGACATCTTAAAAGACTTCAAAGCAGGTTAGCTATAGGTTTATATAGCTTTTCCTTCCTTTGTTTTGGTCTAAAAACGGTATTTTTAGACGAACCTGTGTAAAATTTTTCAGTATGCTTTCGTACAGCTTATAATATTCTTGTATGCATTATAATGTAACAATTACATTACTCGCTACTCGAGTGCTACAATTTTATAGTCAGAACAAAAGAGGGGGGAACGGTATGGAAAAGGAGATAACATTAGAACTTGTTAGGGTTACCGAAGCTGCGGCTTTGATGGCAAGTAGATACTTGGGACGCGGAGACAAGGAAATGGTAGACAAAATGGCGTCAGATGCTATGCGCGGTATGCTTGACTATATCGAAATGAAGGGAACAGTTGTGCTCGGCGAAGGTGAAAAGGACAAAGCTCCCATGCTCTACCTTGGCGAGCAAGTTGGTAGATGGGCGGATGACGACCCAGAGTTGGACATCGCAGTTGATCCTATCGATGGGACAAGACTCGTCGCATACGGCCTTCCAAACGCCATCAGCGTCATCGCCGCAACGGAAAAAGGTGGTATTGAATTTTTGCCAACGTACTATTCGTACAAACTCGCCGTTGGACCTGAACTAGCTGGAAAGTTGGACATAAACGCAACTATAAGGGAAAATCTCAGAGTAGCGGCGGCTATTTTGGGTATGGAGATTTCGGAACTCACATGCGTTGTGCTGAATAGAGACAGACATAGGGAAATTATAGATGAGATAAGAAGGGTAGGAGCGAGGATAAAGCTCATCAGCGATGGTGACATAGCTGCTGCGATAGCAACCGCTCTTCCAGAAAGCAATGTCAACATATACATCGGTATCGGTGGCTCACCTGAGGCACTTCTCGCAGCTGCTGCACTGAAATCACTTGGCGGTGAAATACAAGTAAAACTCTGGCCTATGGATGAAAACGAGAGAAATAAGTTATTAGAAATGGGATACGATCTTGAGAAGGTCTACAAGACAGATGACCTTATCAAATCCGACAACGTGATATTCGCTGCTACAGGAGTTACCGATGGAGATATGCTCAAAGGTGTCAGATTCTACAAGAATACCGCAATCACAGAATCGATAGTCATGAGGTCAAGAACAAGAACAATACGAAGGATCATCGCACAACATAATTTGAATTATAAAACGATACCTCTGAAGAGCTCTGGAGAAATCAAATACGTTAACGGTCTTAGGAGAAATTTGTAAAAAATAAAGGCTACTACCGGTCGGGTAGTAGCCTTTTTTGTTTATAGCTGAAATTCATTCTTGCCAGCTATCAATTTGCGTTTCTCACCTTTTATCCTTATTTCAAGCTCTGAAGGTGAAACGATAGTTATTCTGCCCTTTTCGATAGATACATTCAGTAGATTACCCCTGTAGTTTACGTTAAATGCGATACTCTTCCAATTTTCGGGCAACCAGGGTGAAAAGTTGAGAATCTTGTCGCTTCCGAGGGTCATTCCACCAAAGCCGTTGACAACACACTGCCATGCACCACCAGCACTTGCTGCGTGGAACCCGTTGTTCGTGTTTCCTTGGTTGTCTTCAAGGTCTACAAGAAGCGTTTTCATAAAGTATTTGTACGCGTTATGGGTGTCACCAACCTTAAGCCCCATGATGGAGTACATCGATGGACTTAGAGATGATTTATGCATGGTT
The DNA window shown above is from Fervidobacterium changbaicum and carries:
- a CDS encoding LysO family transporter, with protein sequence MIWWVLIVFFGGFFVGKLIRTDWIGKYKLVLVLTMLLLFSLGLEIGSNDELFRKIDTILLYGLSIAVAGSLGSFIFGLILEKTFGDEKSKNNSKKLLNEEGEQ
- the asnS gene encoding asparagine--tRNA ligase, which gives rise to MEWVYIKNLKDYIDKEVELRGWVRRKRSSGKIMFIEFRDGTGFVQVVVEKSTVGDENFTAADKLRLESSVIIKGKVRRDERAPSGVEVLATEVIPVQIPTEDFPIQKPDHSIDYLMEHRHLWLRAKRQFHIMRIRDAVIKAIRKFYWERDFVQIDTPIFTGAIGETAGNLFEVDYFDYGKVYLTQTGQLYLEAACMAFGKVYNLGPTFRAEKSKTRRHLIEFWMNEAEVAYYEHEDNVKLQEDLVYYIVQYVLNNAYDDLVAIGRDVSKLEKVQKPFPRMTYTEAVKFLQNQGFDIKWGDDFGGDEETVLAKQFDSPLFVTHYPRQAKAFYMQPDPENPQVVLCDDLLAPEGYGEIIGASQRIHDYDLLVERLKENNLPVEKYDWYLDLRKFGSVPHSGFGLGVERTIAWIAGLEHIREAIPFARTLYRVHP
- a CDS encoding C40 family peptidase; protein product: MRKTYILIKLALFIVILLIFTSLSLAFPTRELSKTEIDKMFSELKRLQGLPYVWGGIDSTGLDCSGLVLYLLKLLGHERFIYQGFLVYDVTADNLYKYNTKPISDLKDLKKGDLIFIDTNEDTVYDHVMIFEKIDGYGNIWVWDAAEMPDGIHQNKVDRRPISLLSLRKYVFGRIVVLNK
- the glpX gene encoding class II fructose-bisphosphatase translates to MEKEITLELVRVTEAAALMASRYLGRGDKEMVDKMASDAMRGMLDYIEMKGTVVLGEGEKDKAPMLYLGEQVGRWADDDPELDIAVDPIDGTRLVAYGLPNAISVIAATEKGGIEFLPTYYSYKLAVGPELAGKLDINATIRENLRVAAAILGMEISELTCVVLNRDRHREIIDEIRRVGARIKLISDGDIAAAIATALPESNVNIYIGIGGSPEALLAAAALKSLGGEIQVKLWPMDENERNKLLEMGYDLEKVYKTDDLIKSDNVIFAATGVTDGDMLKGVRFYKNTAITESIVMRSRTRTIRRIIAQHNLNYKTIPLKSSGEIKYVNGLRRNL